Proteins co-encoded in one Bombus pyrosoma isolate SC7728 linkage group LG4, ASM1482585v1, whole genome shotgun sequence genomic window:
- the LOC122567092 gene encoding ADP-ribosylation factor-like protein 13B isoform X2 encodes MGNCMRSVLQKLQKKKCAEKSIILLIVGLDNAGKTSILNCISGDSDKTTLPTIGFHVVSLKYKSYTVKIYDVGGSSQIRSLWPKYYNGIHGLIYVVDASDISRLTENKVVFGELISHEYISGKPLLLLANKQDINGAIDELDLVENLDIEHAANTMKCPTRVEICSCIWKGDQSKDNTIGIKNGYKWLLDIIVKNYTTLNTRLKNQNAQSERNIEVQSVVLDSPSRLSVHSNPFKPIKELVLKREDAQAPSVSQNGIVANGKKLKKMFTYRNKTAPLTTEESVIEIKDMSETVKFTQNILESQRNVQTLPPILNPVTLDTYSRAVRSKNNRPYTAPERSHFINKITVINIPRRCKHY; translated from the exons atGGGTAATTGTATGCGAAGCGTATTGCAAAAGttacaaaagaagaaatgtgCCGAAAA gaGTATTATCTTGCTTATTGTGGGTCTTGATAATGCGGGAAAAACTTCGATTTTGAACTGCATCAGTGGAG attcaGATAAAACCACTTTACCTACGATAGGGTTCCATGTagtatctttaaaatataaatcatacactgtaaaaatttatgatgTTGGTGGAAGCTCTCAAATCAGATCTTTATGGCCAAAATACTATAATGGt ATACATGGTCTTATATACGTGGTGGATGCTAGTGATATTTCCCGTCttacagaaaataaagttgTATTTGGTGAATTAATTTCACATGAATATATTTCAGGAAAGCCATTGTTgtt gCTTGCAAACAAACAGGATATAAACGGGGCTATTGATGAATTAGATCTCGTTGAAAACTTAGACATAGAACATGCTGCTAATACTATGAAATGTCCCACAAGAGTGGAAATATGTTCATGTATTTGGAAAGGAGATCAGTCAAAAGATAATACTATAGGTATTAAAAATGGATACAA atgGCTGCTGGATATAATAGTGAAGAACTATACAACTTTAAATACTAGGCTTAAAAATCAAAATGCTCaaagtgaaagaaatattgaagTACAAAGCGTAGTGTTAGATTCACCATCAAGATTATCAGTCCATTCCAATCCCTTTAAGCCAATCAAAGAACTAGTTTTAAAAAgg gaAGATGCTCAAGCACCAAGTGTTTCTCAAAATG GTATAGTAGCAAATGGAAAAAAgctaaagaaaatgtttacatATAGAAATAAGACTGCACCACTGACTACTGAGGAATCTGTCATTGAAATTAAGGATATGTCAGAAACTGTTAAATTTACTCAAAACATTCTAGAATCTCAACGGAATGTTCAGACACTTCCACCGATATTAAATCCAGTAACACTAGATACATATTCACGTGCAGTTAGATCAAAAAATAATCGTCCATATACAGCTCCAGAGCGttcacattttataaataagataacAGTAATTAATATTCCTAG gaGGTGTAAACATTACTAA
- the LOC122567093 gene encoding pre-mRNA-splicing factor 18 codes for MDILKAEIMKKRKQLEESNVLQNNRKYFRRGELIAKDQEVKEVQENNDEDVKINTTQQQEDSVTDGSSEHLTLPRHEVIRRLRERSEPILLFGESEIEAFKRLRKCEILEPEVNKGFRNDFQEAMEQVDQAYLNEILASSKPQDRDGKGDVHVPDEGVTYEDLQKMSIKLNKGDRDFDLNVITQFIQFLVQMWGNQLNSRSTAEKMSTRGKMASATYAQTREYLKPLLRKLKNRSLPEDITDSLTDIVKHLLERNYILASDAYLQMAIGNSPWPIGVTMVGIHARTGREKIFSKNVAHVMNDETQRKYIQALKRLMTKCQEYYPTDPSRCVEYSKT; via the exons ATGGATATTTTAAAAGCAGaaataatgaagaaaagaaaacagttGGAGGAGAGCAATGTCTTG CAAAATAACcggaaatattttagaagagGCGAACTAATAGCAAAGGATCAAGAAGTGAAGGAAgtacaagaaaataatgatgaagatgttaaaattaatacgaCTCAACAACAAGAAGACTCTGTAACTGATGGTAGCTCTGAGCATTTAACATTACCTAGACATGAAGTGATTAGAAGGTTACGTGAAAGAAGTGAACCTATACTACTATTTGGAGAATCAGAAATAGAAGCATTTAAACGATtaagaaaatgtgaaattctTGAGCCTGAAGTGAATAAG gGTTTTAGAAATGATTTTCAAGAAGCTATGGAACAAGTAGATCAAGCATATCTAAATGAAATACTAGCTTCTTCTAAACCTCAAGATCGTGATGGAAAAGGAGATGTACATGTACCAGATGAAGGAGTTACCTATGAAGATTTACAAAAGAtgtctataaaattaaacaaggGTGACAGGGATTTTGACTTAAATGTCATTACACAATTTATACAATTCTTAGTACAAATGTGGGGTAATCAATTAAATAGTAGAAGTACTGCTGAAAAAATGAGTACTAGAGGAAAGATGGCTAGTGCTACTTATGCCCAAACAAGAGAATACTTGAAACCTCttcttagaaaattaaaaaatagatctCTACCAGAGGATATTACGGATAGTTTAACCGATATTGTAAAACATTTACTTGAACGTAATTACATACTG gCAAGTGATGCATACCTACAAATGGCAATTGGGAATTCTCCATGGCCTATTGGAGTAACTATGGTCGGTATTCATGCACGTACCGGAAGAGAAAAGATTTTCTCAAAGAACGTTGCACATGTAATGAACGATGAAActcaaagaaaatatattcaagCATTAAAAAGGCTAATGACCAAGTGTCAGGAGTATTATCCTACAGATCCATCTCGTTGTGTAGAATATTCAAAaacctaa
- the LOC122567097 gene encoding pyrroline-5-carboxylate reductase 2 isoform X2, which translates to MASAIGAGLIRKGILDPNNVWVSARTSKTLGFWNDLGAHATLKNGEVVDNCEIIFLAMKPQMLDDALKCTKETMTVHHHYKLFVSVLVGVTLETLSNKLKSIVSHPRIIRCMPNTPMMVGEGITVYCSVNATDQDEMMVEELLSYIGVTEHVPQSLMNAIGALSGSSPAYAYLVIEALADGAVKMGVPRPMATKFAAQVLVGAGKMVLETGKHPGQLKDEVCSPGGTTIAGIHAMECGQVRASMMNAIEAAVKRANELTSLTSITQ; encoded by the exons ATGGCCAGTGCTATTGGTGCTGGTTTAATTCGTAAAG GTATTTTAGATCCAAACAACGTATGGGTTTCTGCTCGTACTTCTAAAACTCTAGGCTTTTGGAACGACTTAGGTGCTCATGCTACTTTAAAAAATGGAGAAGTAGTGGATAATTgtgaaatcatatttttagcTATGAAGCCTCAAATGCTTGATGATGCACTTAAGTGTACCAAAGAAACAATGACAGTACATCATCACTATAAACTTTTTGTTTCAGTTCTTGTAGGAGTTACATTAGAGACTTTATCTAAT AAACTCAAATCTATTGTTAGTCATCCTAGAATAATCAGATGTATGCCTAACACTCCAATGATGGTTGGAGAAGGAATAACGG TATATTGTTCTGTGAATGCAACGGATCAAGATGAAATGATGGTAGAAGAGTTATTGTCATATATTGGTGTAACTGAACATGTTCCTCAGTCTCTTATGAATGCTATAGGTGCTCTTTCAGGATCTAGTCCTGCTTAT GCATATCTTGTTATAGAAGCATTAGCAGATGGCGCTGTAAAAATGGGCGTTCCAAGACCTATGGCAACAAAATTTGCAGCTCAAGTATTGGTTGGAGCTGGTAAAATGGTGTTAGAAACAGGCAAACATCCTGGTCAGTTAAAGGATGAAGTATGTTCTCCAGGAGGTACAACTATTGCAGGCATTCATGCTATGGAATGTGGGCAAGTCAG agcTTCTATGATGAATGCAATTGAAGCTGCAGTAAAGAGGGCAAATGAACTAACGTCCTTAACGTCCATAACACAATGA
- the LOC122567095 gene encoding caspase-1-like, translated as MYSTESDSINDSNKYSDDVADALVFSGNSVSPLKGPLLQTAPTDRYAPYYNMNHAKRGLAIIFNHEFFTITHLKPRCGTNVDCENLVNTFKDLGFEVNDFHNYTHRDIMKNLERVADMDHSEHDCLVVAILSHGDLGILYAHDTSYKPDSIWSLFTSDRCPTLAGKPKLFFIQACQGDKLDAGTTLKERTETDGESVTTFRIPCHADFLIAYSTIPGYYSWRNTTRGSWFMQALCLELRKNGTRHDLLHLLTFVSLRIAVDFESNTPDNITMHQQKQIPCITSMLTRLVMFTPPKNKIV; from the exons ATGTACTCAACAGAAAGTGATAGTATAAATGATAGTAACAAATACAGTGATGATGTCGCAGATGCGTTGGTATTTTCGGG aaACAGCGTCAGTCCTCTCAAGGGCCCTTTATTACAAACGGCACCCACAGACCGCTATGCCCCATATTACAACATGAATCATGCAAAACGTGGATtagctattatttttaaccatGAATTTTTCACTATTACACATCTTAAACCAAGATGTGGAACAAACGTTGATTGTGAAAATCTTGTCAATACATTTAAAGATCTTGGTTTTGAAGTAAAtgattttcataattacaCACATAgagatataatgaaaaatttagaaagag TTGCTGACATGGACCATTCTGAACATGATTGCCTAGTTGTAGCTATATTAAGCCATGGAGATTTAGGAATACTTTATGCTCATGATACTTCTTATAAGCCTGACTCCATTTGGTCTCTCTTTACATCTGATAGATGTCCTACGCTTGCTGGCAAACcaaaactattttttatacaagCTTGTCAAGGGGATAAATTAGATGCTGGTACAACATTAAAAGAACGTACAGAAACTGATGGTGAATCAGTTACAACATTCCGTATACCATGTCATgcagattttttaattgcatacTCCACAATACCAG GTTATTATTCTTGGAGAAATACTACTCGCGGCTCGTGGTTCATGCAAGCGTTGTGCCTAGAACTACGAAAAAATGGTACTCGTCATGACTTGTTACATTTGCTCACATTTGTTTCTCTGCGAATTGCTGTTGATTTTGAATCCAATACTCCTGATAATATCACAATGCATCAACAAAAACAAATTCCGTGCATTACGTCGATGTTAACTCGTTTAGTAATGTTTACACCtcctaaaaataaaattgtatag
- the LOC122567092 gene encoding ADP-ribosylation factor-like protein 13B isoform X3 produces the protein MGNCMRSVLQKLQKKKCAEKSIILLIVGLDNAGKTSILNCISGDSDKTTLPTIGFHVVSLKYKSYTVKIYDVGGSSQIRSLWPKYYNGIHGLIYVVDASDISRLTENKVVFGELISHEYISGKPLLLLANKQDINGAIDELDLVENLDIEHAANTMKCPTRVEICSCIWKGDQSKDNTIGIKNGYKWLLDIIVKNYTTLNTRLKNQNAQSERNIEVQSVVLDSPSRLSVHSNPFKPIKELVLKREDAQAPSVSQNGIVANGKKLKKMFTYRNKTAPLTTEESVIEIKDMSETVKFTQNILESQRNVQTLPPILNPVTLDTYSRAVRSKNNRPYTAPERSHFINKITVINIPRQVT, from the exons atGGGTAATTGTATGCGAAGCGTATTGCAAAAGttacaaaagaagaaatgtgCCGAAAA gaGTATTATCTTGCTTATTGTGGGTCTTGATAATGCGGGAAAAACTTCGATTTTGAACTGCATCAGTGGAG attcaGATAAAACCACTTTACCTACGATAGGGTTCCATGTagtatctttaaaatataaatcatacactgtaaaaatttatgatgTTGGTGGAAGCTCTCAAATCAGATCTTTATGGCCAAAATACTATAATGGt ATACATGGTCTTATATACGTGGTGGATGCTAGTGATATTTCCCGTCttacagaaaataaagttgTATTTGGTGAATTAATTTCACATGAATATATTTCAGGAAAGCCATTGTTgtt gCTTGCAAACAAACAGGATATAAACGGGGCTATTGATGAATTAGATCTCGTTGAAAACTTAGACATAGAACATGCTGCTAATACTATGAAATGTCCCACAAGAGTGGAAATATGTTCATGTATTTGGAAAGGAGATCAGTCAAAAGATAATACTATAGGTATTAAAAATGGATACAA atgGCTGCTGGATATAATAGTGAAGAACTATACAACTTTAAATACTAGGCTTAAAAATCAAAATGCTCaaagtgaaagaaatattgaagTACAAAGCGTAGTGTTAGATTCACCATCAAGATTATCAGTCCATTCCAATCCCTTTAAGCCAATCAAAGAACTAGTTTTAAAAAgg gaAGATGCTCAAGCACCAAGTGTTTCTCAAAATG GTATAGTAGCAAATGGAAAAAAgctaaagaaaatgtttacatATAGAAATAAGACTGCACCACTGACTACTGAGGAATCTGTCATTGAAATTAAGGATATGTCAGAAACTGTTAAATTTACTCAAAACATTCTAGAATCTCAACGGAATGTTCAGACACTTCCACCGATATTAAATCCAGTAACACTAGATACATATTCACGTGCAGTTAGATCAAAAAATAATCGTCCATATACAGCTCCAGAGCGttcacattttataaataagataacAGTAATTAATATTCCTAGGCAAGTAAcataa
- the LOC122566433 gene encoding zinc finger MIZ domain-containing protein 1: MVAAATATATATASVVAMQDRQDIPSQFNQMQSQHGIPHQTYNAGYAQRGPMAGMGPVGMSNFNSMGTMSPMHSMNSMNSMNSMNGMNSMNPMSMGGMNGMNGINGMTPMSSMSNMGNMGMNNMMGPNNMQMNKMSMQAQPHQGYPRRLAPYPNPAMHMAQKRQQGPYAGPNPAAMQPAFSGMSSSQYPTNYPSAARPNFQPQYQPMQSMNPSAAGFGPNSMIRSNNMRQTAPSYNTANQATSNQYYGSNGIPVSMGPTTVGNQFVGHQPNSGYAGSASSYGATGAATSQYQQDVASMRTTGAGNLNYQHSPIPGNPTPPLTPATSMPPYISPNPDIKPNFNEMKSPVNIQKDDELRLTFPVRDGIILPPFRLEHNLAVSNHVFQLKSTVHQTLMWRSDLELQLKCFHHEDRQMNTNWPASVQVSVNATPLVIDRGENKTSHKPLYLKDVCQPGRNTIQITVSACCCSHLFVLQLVHRPSVRSVLHGLLRKRLLTAEHCITKIKRNFNNTISNNGIQSEKDVVEQTALKVSLKCPITFKRITLPARGHDCKHIQCFDLESYLQLNCERGAWRCPVCSKPAQLEGLEVDQYMWGILNTLNTAEVEEVTIDSMANWKPAKNLTAGIKSEEENDCKRMTKAMSPGSMNMPTMNNWDMNQAMSPYIPPDMSSIVSGSMMNNTPTTYGNNNINHRNSSGGSFDINSGANTNTNNDYTNGTGPLSHLNESVNSLDPLNAMEKSLNDQMPHTPHTPHTPHTPHTPGGGNSGPPSVPPASQESTGNINTSGNTNTNITNDTADIPSDLNFDPAAVIDGEGTGQEALNLLPDNVVDPMELLSYLDPPDLNTPPSSGASSGNPSSSDDILALFE, encoded by the exons ATGGTGGCAGCTGCCACCGCTACGGCCACCGCCACTGCTAGCGTGGTGGCCATGCAGGACCGCCAAGACATCCCCTCTCAATTTAATCAG ATGCAGAGCCAACATGGAATACCCCATCAAACTTACAACGCAGGGTACGCCCAAAGAGGACCAATGGCCGGAATGGGGCCAGTCGGGATGAGCAACTTTAATAGCATGGGCACGATGAGCCCAATGCACTCTATGAATTCCATGAATTCGATGAACAGTATGAATGGCATGAACTCGATGAATCCTATGTCGATGGGTGGTATGAACGGTATGAATGGTATAAACGGAATGACCCCCATGAGCTCCATGAGTAACATGGGTAATATGGGCATGAACAATATGATGGGACCTAACAACATGCAAATGAACAAAATGAGCATGCAA GCTCAACCTCACCAAGGCTATCCAAGGAGATTAGCGCCTTATCCAAACCCCGCGATGCATATGGCGCAAAAGAGGCAACAGGGCCCGTACGCGGGTCCTAACCCGGCTGCGATGCAACCAGCCTTCAGCGGCATGTCGTCGTCACAATATCCGACCAATTACCCTAGTGCAGCGAGGCCGAATTTTCAACCTCAATACCAACCTATGCAGAGTATGAATCCGTCGGCTGCTGGCTTTGGGCCTAACTCTATGATACGGAGTAATAATATGAGGCAAACTGCGCCTTCATACAACACCGCTAATCAGGCTACTAGTAACCAATATTACGGTAGTAACGGTATACCGGTTAGTATGGGACCTACGACGGTTGGGAATCAGTTCGTTGGTCATCAACCAAACTCAGGATACGCCGGTAGCGCGTCTTCGTATGGTGCAACTGGTGCTGCAACCAGTCAATATCAACAAGATGTTGCATCAATGAGAACGACAGGCGCGGGGAATTTAAATTACCAACACAGTCCTATTCCCGGTAATCCGACTCCGCCGTTGACACCAGCCACCAGTATGCCTCCTTACATCAGTCCGAATCCGGATATTAAGCctaatttcaacgaaatgaAGTCACCGGTTAATATTCAGA AGGATGATGAGTTAAGATTAACATTCCCCGTGAGGGATGGCATTATTCTTCCACCCTTCCGCTTAGAACATAATCTGGCTGTAAGCAATCATGTTTTCCAACTGAAATCCACGGTACATCAAACGTTGATGTGGCGATCTGATCTGGAACTGCAACTCAAATGTTTCCACCATGAGGATAGGCAAATGAACACGAATTGGCCAGCGAGCGTGCAAGTTTCTGTAAACGCTACGCCGTTAGTTATTGATCGTGGTGAGAATAAAACATCTCATAAGCCTTTATACCTGAAAGATGTTTGTCAACCTGGAAGAAACACGATACAAATTACTGTATCGGCATGTTGTTGT TCTCATTTGTTCGTGCTTCAATTAGTTCACCGACCAAGCGTAAGAAGCGTACTTCATGGCTTGTTACGTAAAAGGCTACTAACGGCGGAGCATTGTATTACTAAAATTAAACGGAATTTCAATAATACTATTTCAAATAACGGTATACAGTCGGAGAAAGATGTCGTAGAACAAACAGCACTTAAG gtATCCTTAAAATGTCCTATTACTTTTAAACGTATTACACTGCCAGCTAGAGGACACGACTGTAAACACATTCAATGCTTCGATTTGGAGTCATACCTACAGCTAAATTGTGAACGAGGAGCTTGGCGATGTCCTGTATGCTc aaaaccTGCACAATTAGAAGGTTTAGAAGTTGATCAATATATGTGGGGCATTTTGAACACTCTGAACACTGCAGAAGTGGAAGAAGTTACGATAGATTCGATGGCGAATTGGAAACCAGCAAAGAATTTAACTGCTGGTATTAAAtctgaagaagaaaacgacTGTAAGAGAATGACAAAGGCAATGTCACCTGGAAGTATGAACATGCCTACTATGAATAATTGGGATATGAATCAAGCAATGAGTCCGTACATACCACCTGATATGAGTAGCATCGTAAGCGGCTCTATGATGAATAATACACCAACAACGTATGGAAATAATAACATCAATCATCGGAATTCGTCGGGAGGATCATTCGATATTAATTCCGGAGCGAACACGAATACCAATAATGATTATACTAATGGAACTGGGCCTCTTTCGCACTTAAACGAATCGGTGAACTCTTTAGATCCTCTTAATGCTATGGAAAAATCGCTTAACGATCAA aTGCCCCACACACCTCATACGCCTCATACTCCTCATACACCACACACACCAGGTGGTGGAAACAGTGGTCCACCAAGTGTTCCTCCTGCATCCCAAGAATCCACTGGGAACATCAACACATCTGgtaatacaaatacaaacatAACCAACGATACTGCGGATATACCATCAGATTTAAATTTTGACCCAGCTGCGGTAATAGATGGCGAGGGTACAGGTCAAGAAGCATTGAAT CTCTTGCCAGATAATGTTGTGGATCCAATGGAATTACTTTCATATCTAGATCCACCAGATCTGAATACCCCTCCCAGCAGCGGCGCTAGCAGTGGTAACCCCTCATCAAGTGATGATATATTAGCACTTTTTGAATAA
- the LOC122567092 gene encoding ADP-ribosylation factor-like protein 13B isoform X1, which yields MGNCMRSVLQKLQKKKCAEKSIILLIVGLDNAGKTSILNCISGDSDKTTLPTIGFHVVSLKYKSYTVKIYDVGGSSQIRSLWPKYYNGIHGLIYVVDASDISRLTENKVVFGELISHEYISGKPLLLLANKQDINGAIDELDLVENLDIEHAANTMKCPTRVEICSCIWKGDQSKDNTIGIKNGYKWLLDIIVKNYTTLNTRLKNQNAQSERNIEVQSVVLDSPSRLSVHSNPFKPIKELVLKREDAQAPSVSQNGIVANGKKLKKMFTYRNKTAPLTTEESVIEIKDMSETVKFTQNILESQRNVQTLPPILNPVTLDTYSRAVRSKNNRPYTAPERSHFINKITVINIPRFMYIKVRQIYELQYI from the exons atGGGTAATTGTATGCGAAGCGTATTGCAAAAGttacaaaagaagaaatgtgCCGAAAA gaGTATTATCTTGCTTATTGTGGGTCTTGATAATGCGGGAAAAACTTCGATTTTGAACTGCATCAGTGGAG attcaGATAAAACCACTTTACCTACGATAGGGTTCCATGTagtatctttaaaatataaatcatacactgtaaaaatttatgatgTTGGTGGAAGCTCTCAAATCAGATCTTTATGGCCAAAATACTATAATGGt ATACATGGTCTTATATACGTGGTGGATGCTAGTGATATTTCCCGTCttacagaaaataaagttgTATTTGGTGAATTAATTTCACATGAATATATTTCAGGAAAGCCATTGTTgtt gCTTGCAAACAAACAGGATATAAACGGGGCTATTGATGAATTAGATCTCGTTGAAAACTTAGACATAGAACATGCTGCTAATACTATGAAATGTCCCACAAGAGTGGAAATATGTTCATGTATTTGGAAAGGAGATCAGTCAAAAGATAATACTATAGGTATTAAAAATGGATACAA atgGCTGCTGGATATAATAGTGAAGAACTATACAACTTTAAATACTAGGCTTAAAAATCAAAATGCTCaaagtgaaagaaatattgaagTACAAAGCGTAGTGTTAGATTCACCATCAAGATTATCAGTCCATTCCAATCCCTTTAAGCCAATCAAAGAACTAGTTTTAAAAAgg gaAGATGCTCAAGCACCAAGTGTTTCTCAAAATG GTATAGTAGCAAATGGAAAAAAgctaaagaaaatgtttacatATAGAAATAAGACTGCACCACTGACTACTGAGGAATCTGTCATTGAAATTAAGGATATGTCAGAAACTGTTAAATTTACTCAAAACATTCTAGAATCTCAACGGAATGTTCAGACACTTCCACCGATATTAAATCCAGTAACACTAGATACATATTCACGTGCAGTTAGATCAAAAAATAATCGTCCATATACAGCTCCAGAGCGttcacattttataaataagataacAGTAATTAATATTCCTAG ATTCATGTACATAAAAGTTCGTCAAATATAcgaattacaatatatatga
- the LOC122567092 gene encoding ADP-ribosylation factor-like protein 13B isoform X4: MMLVEALKSDLYGQNTIMIHGLIYVVDASDISRLTENKVVFGELISHEYISGKPLLLLANKQDINGAIDELDLVENLDIEHAANTMKCPTRVEICSCIWKGDQSKDNTIGIKNGYKWLLDIIVKNYTTLNTRLKNQNAQSERNIEVQSVVLDSPSRLSVHSNPFKPIKELVLKREDAQAPSVSQNGIVANGKKLKKMFTYRNKTAPLTTEESVIEIKDMSETVKFTQNILESQRNVQTLPPILNPVTLDTYSRAVRSKNNRPYTAPERSHFINKITVINIPRFMYIKVRQIYELQYI; encoded by the exons atgatgTTGGTGGAAGCTCTCAAATCAGATCTTTATGGCCAAAATACTATAATG ATACATGGTCTTATATACGTGGTGGATGCTAGTGATATTTCCCGTCttacagaaaataaagttgTATTTGGTGAATTAATTTCACATGAATATATTTCAGGAAAGCCATTGTTgtt gCTTGCAAACAAACAGGATATAAACGGGGCTATTGATGAATTAGATCTCGTTGAAAACTTAGACATAGAACATGCTGCTAATACTATGAAATGTCCCACAAGAGTGGAAATATGTTCATGTATTTGGAAAGGAGATCAGTCAAAAGATAATACTATAGGTATTAAAAATGGATACAA atgGCTGCTGGATATAATAGTGAAGAACTATACAACTTTAAATACTAGGCTTAAAAATCAAAATGCTCaaagtgaaagaaatattgaagTACAAAGCGTAGTGTTAGATTCACCATCAAGATTATCAGTCCATTCCAATCCCTTTAAGCCAATCAAAGAACTAGTTTTAAAAAgg gaAGATGCTCAAGCACCAAGTGTTTCTCAAAATG GTATAGTAGCAAATGGAAAAAAgctaaagaaaatgtttacatATAGAAATAAGACTGCACCACTGACTACTGAGGAATCTGTCATTGAAATTAAGGATATGTCAGAAACTGTTAAATTTACTCAAAACATTCTAGAATCTCAACGGAATGTTCAGACACTTCCACCGATATTAAATCCAGTAACACTAGATACATATTCACGTGCAGTTAGATCAAAAAATAATCGTCCATATACAGCTCCAGAGCGttcacattttataaataagataacAGTAATTAATATTCCTAG ATTCATGTACATAAAAGTTCGTCAAATATAcgaattacaatatatatga
- the LOC122567097 gene encoding pyrroline-5-carboxylate reductase isoform X1, protein MNDHFLSTKVGFIGGGNMASAIGAGLIRKGILDPNNVWVSARTSKTLGFWNDLGAHATLKNGEVVDNCEIIFLAMKPQMLDDALKCTKETMTVHHHYKLFVSVLVGVTLETLSNKLKSIVSHPRIIRCMPNTPMMVGEGITVYCSVNATDQDEMMVEELLSYIGVTEHVPQSLMNAIGALSGSSPAYAYLVIEALADGAVKMGVPRPMATKFAAQVLVGAGKMVLETGKHPGQLKDEVCSPGGTTIAGIHAMECGQVRASMMNAIEAAVKRANELTSLTSITQ, encoded by the exons ATGAATGACCATTTTTTGTCAACTAAGGTGGGTTTCATTGGTGGTGGAAATATGGCCAGTGCTATTGGTGCTGGTTTAATTCGTAAAG GTATTTTAGATCCAAACAACGTATGGGTTTCTGCTCGTACTTCTAAAACTCTAGGCTTTTGGAACGACTTAGGTGCTCATGCTACTTTAAAAAATGGAGAAGTAGTGGATAATTgtgaaatcatatttttagcTATGAAGCCTCAAATGCTTGATGATGCACTTAAGTGTACCAAAGAAACAATGACAGTACATCATCACTATAAACTTTTTGTTTCAGTTCTTGTAGGAGTTACATTAGAGACTTTATCTAAT AAACTCAAATCTATTGTTAGTCATCCTAGAATAATCAGATGTATGCCTAACACTCCAATGATGGTTGGAGAAGGAATAACGG TATATTGTTCTGTGAATGCAACGGATCAAGATGAAATGATGGTAGAAGAGTTATTGTCATATATTGGTGTAACTGAACATGTTCCTCAGTCTCTTATGAATGCTATAGGTGCTCTTTCAGGATCTAGTCCTGCTTAT GCATATCTTGTTATAGAAGCATTAGCAGATGGCGCTGTAAAAATGGGCGTTCCAAGACCTATGGCAACAAAATTTGCAGCTCAAGTATTGGTTGGAGCTGGTAAAATGGTGTTAGAAACAGGCAAACATCCTGGTCAGTTAAAGGATGAAGTATGTTCTCCAGGAGGTACAACTATTGCAGGCATTCATGCTATGGAATGTGGGCAAGTCAG agcTTCTATGATGAATGCAATTGAAGCTGCAGTAAAGAGGGCAAATGAACTAACGTCCTTAACGTCCATAACACAATGA